agtgagggggggagggaggggggagagggagatgtgtaggggggggagagggagagggagatgtgtaggggggggaggggggggagagggagagggagatgtgtaggggaggggaggggggggagagggggagggggagggaggggggagagggagagtgagatgtgtaggggggggagagggggagagggagggggaggagatgtgtaggggaggggagggggggagagggagggggggagagggggagagggagggagggggagagagagagagagacagggagggggagagagggagagggaaaggagaggagggagatatGTAGGGgatagacagagagagggggtgaacaagagggagagaggaagagtggaaagagggggagagggagagtgggggagagatagagggagggggagaggtctggaggaaggagagggagggggaggtagagtcagggagagggaggtcggtagagagagagacagaggggtagggagacggagagaggggaatACAGAGGGAGGATTTGGtgcaggtggaggaggaggggagtcaTGGAAGGAGTGATGTGggctgttccctccacagatgctgcccgacgcgctgagttactgcagcactgtgtgtTCTGCACCCTCTGGTGCCGGTGTTTCTGCGCTGGTTATCACCATTGGCAGTTCCACGCCCCGACCTGCTCCACCCAGTCACCACCCGGGGCTCACGATGGGATGCATAAAACActgtgttatatgttatattgatGCCCCATTGTGTAcaaggctatatatatatatatatatatttaatctgACCAATTATAtatgaccaatttccctcctgggataaacaaagtTCTACAGCGatcagccttcgttgccctcgcgcatcgatgagccttgggcgcccaacaccctgtctgtcgctggtttgtggtttgtccctcctcggaccactgtcggtcggtactcaccactgctgaccgggagcaccccacaagccttgccgtttcagagatgctctgacccagtcgtctggccataacaatttggcccttgtcaaagtcgctcaggtctttactcgtgcccatttctcctgcatccaacacatcaacttcaagaactgaccgttcacttgctgcctaatatatcccaccccttgacaggtgccattgtaacaagataaccaatgttattcacatcgcctgtcagtgatcataatgttttggctgatcggtgtaatatatatatatatatatatatcagaataACTGAGTGctctgagtaactcagcactccagcatatatgtgtgtgtgtgtgtgtgtgtatatacacatgatacgatagaacttttatttattccaggagggaaattggtcataTATAATTGGtcaaattatggggagaaggcaggagaatggggttgagagggagtgatagatcaaccacgatagaatggcagagtagtctcaatgggccaaatggcctaattctgctcttatgtcttctgagcatagtgtcatagagtgtggaaacaggcccttcggcccaacctgcccacaccatgtcccatctacacagctCCCACCTACCTAACTTATGAACGTTGTGGGTTGAGATCCTTAttgatgtcctccacagatgctgcctgatctgctatgttactccagcactttgtgacctgtgcaagattccagcatcggctgTGCCTTGTGTCTCATTTAATGTACCTTGTTTACGAATGTCCTCGTTTTTTCACCAGGTCTCTGGAGCCAACTCAACATGGAGGCCCCTCCAGTCACAGTGTTACCAGTTATTGGTGGATCCATCAACATGATGGAATACATCCTGCAGGGTATGTACAATAGCTCCAGCAGTCTTCTTGTTTGAATCTCCAAAGGCAGAAATaacagcgcagcagtagagttgctgctttgcagcgccagagacccgggttccatcctgactacgggtgctgtacgtacggagtttgtacgttctccccgtgacctgcatgggttttccccgggagctccagtttcctcccacactccaaagacgtgcgggtttgtaggttatttggcttggtaaaatattgtaaattgtccctagtgtgtgtaggatagtgttagtgttgggggtctcggtgggccgaagggcctggctctgccctgtatctctaaactaaaccaaataataataagggtctcgacccgaaacgtcacccattccttctctcctgagatgctgcctgacctgctgatttactccagcattttgtgaataacatctgcagttttcttacaCAAATAATAATTGTAATAACAGTTACAGCACTCAATAAAGCATttgggcagagggtggtggaattatggaacaagctgccagaggaggtagttgaggcagggactgtaacagcatttaaaagacctaggtggataggaaagatttagagggacatgggccaaatgtgggcaaatgataccagcttagatggagcattttggtcggcatggacaagttgggccgaagggccagtttccgtgccttCTGACTGATGCACCCGTGTTTTTGGAAgtcttttgggggagtccagaaccaggggccacagattaagaataaggggtaggccatttagaacggagatgaggaaaaacgttttcagtcagagagttgtaaatctgtgaaattctctgcctcagaaggcagtggaggccaagtctctgaacgcattcaagagagaactagatagagctcttaaggatagcgaagtcaggggtaatggggagaaggcaggaacggggtactgattgagaatgatcagccatgatcacattgctggctcgaagggccgaatggcctactcctgcacctattgtctattgtctgttttaTTCACAGATGCATATGTAAAATTAGACAAATTGCTTGCAAGATGGAAGAGAGGGATGTCCACCTCTATCTACAgcctgggtagacacaaagtgctggagtaattcagcaggacaggcagcatctctgaactcagcaggacaggcaccatctgtggagaaaaaggatgggtatcgttttgggtggggacccttcttcagactcgtccttttttctccacagatgctacctgacctgttgagttactccagcactttgtggctatctttggtatgaatcggcatctgcagttctttgtttcataagtgataggagcagaattaggccattttctctccttcagaattaaaggacgttcttttaggaaggagatgaggagaaatttctttagtcagagggtggtgaacctgtggaattctttgccacggaaggctgtagaggccaagttagtggatatttttacggcagagatatttttaaggcggagatctcCAGATTCTTGTAtattacgggtgtcgggggttatggggagaaggcaggagaatggggttaggagggagagatggatcagccatgattgaatggcggagtagacctgatgggccgaatggcctaattctgctcctatcacggatGACCTtatctggcctccacagccgtcattttggtaggacaaatcaaaataggacgtacagggtaaatggtagggaattgaggaatgcagtggaacagagggatctgggaataactgtgcattgttccctgaaggtggaatctcatgtggatagggtggtgaagaaggcgtttggtatgcttgcctttataaatcagagcatcgagtatagaagttgggatgtaatgttgaaattgtacagggcattggtgaggccgaatctggagtatggtgtgcagttctggtcgccaaattataggaaggatgtcgacaaaatggagagggtacagaggagatttactagaatgttgcctgggtttcagcacttaggctacagagagaggttgaacaggttgggtctttattctttggagcgtagaaggttgaggggggacttgatagaggtttttaaaattttgagagggacggacagagttgacgtgtgtaggcttttccctttgagagtggggaagattccaacaaggggacatagcttcagaattgagggacaaaggtttaggggtaacatgagggggaacttctttactcagagggttgtggctgtatggaatgggcttccggtggaagtggtggaggctggctcgattttattatttaagagtaaattggataggtatatggataggaggggattagagggttatggtctgagtgcaggtagatgagactaggtcagggagaatggtcggcgtggactggtagggccggacaggcctgtttccatgctgtagttgttatatgttattgttatatgttatatgtcatTGGCAAtgaaattctccagagatgctgcctgacccgctgagttattccagcactttgagctcCTTAGCTGAGCTTGTCTGTAATTCGGGCTTCACCAGCAGAGGGCAATGTCTGCCCAGTGGAAGCCCTGTCTCACCCTCCTAGCCATAACTGGGAGACTCGGACCAGAGAGGCATCTGAGATGAACATGGACCAGAGACCTCAGTGTGTTGTTTATTTATTGAACCCAAGGGATAAAGTCTTCAGtctagagggtagacacaaaatgctggagtaactcagcgggtcaggcagcatctctggagagaaggaatgggtgacgttttgggtcgagacccttcttcagactgatgtcaggggagggggcggtcccgacccgaaacgtcacccattccttctctccagagatgctgcctgacccgctgagtcacaccagcatttagtgtctgccttccatttaaaccagcatccgcagttttcttGCCCAGGGCTTCAGTCTAGatgcagggtcccgacctgaaatgccatctgtccatttcccaccgcagaagctgcctgacctgctgagttcctccagcaaatctGTTGTTTACATTCCCGATGTTAGCATGTAATTATTACCCAGCTACCGGtgcatcacggtggcacagcggtagagctgctgcctcacagcgccagaggcccgggttccatcctgactacgggtgctgtctgtacggagtttgtacgttctccccgtgacctgcggggttttctccaggtgctccagtttcctcccgcactccacagacgtgcaggtttgtaggttaattggcttggtaaaaattataaattgtccctagtgtgtgtaggatagtgctagtatgtggggatcgctggtcggcgtggatttggttgtctgaagggcctgtttctgtgctgtatctctagtttagtttcaagatacagcgtggaaacaggcccttcggcccaccgagtccacactgaccagcgatccccgcacattaacactatcctgcacacactagggacaatttacattgacaccaagccaattaacctacaaaactgtacgtctttggagtatgggaggaaaccgaagaacttggagaaaacccacgcaggtcacgggaagaacgtaccaactccgtacagacagtacccgtagttgggattgaacccgggtctctggcgctgtgaggcagcaactctaccgctgcgccaccgtgccgcctaaacgaaactaaagtgtAATGGAGTGGGATGGGTGTTGACTGACTGGCAGGGCTTGGGCTTTCTGCAGGGAGTGTCCTGGACCAGAGTCTGGAGAGCCTCCTCCATCGGCTCCGCGGTCTTTGCGACAACATGGATCCAGAGACGTTCGTGGACCACGAGCTGGTGTTCCTGCTGAAAGCCCAGCAGGGCAGCCCCTTCATCCTGCGTGCCCGCCGAGCTGTGGACAAGCCCGCGCTGCCCTGGCACCTGCGCTACCTGGGGCAGCCCGAGATCGGAGACAAGAACCGCTCGGCCCTGGTGCGCAACTGCGTGGACATCGCTGCCTCCGACAACCTGGCCGACTTCCTGCTGGAGATGGGGTTCCGCATGGACCACGAGTTTGTGGTGAAGGGCCACATCTTCCGCAAAGGCATCATGAAGATGGTGGTGTCCAAGGTCTTCCGCATCCTCCTGCCCAACAACCTGGAGAACATCGAGCCCCTCTCCCTGTCCtacctggtggaactcagcgtggTGGCCCCACCTGGGCAGGACGCCGTCTCCGACGACATGAAGAACTTCTCCGAGCAGCTCAAACCTCTGGTTCACCTGGAAAAGATCGACCCGAAGAGGTTGCATCAGGTGTAGCTGGAAGCCCACCTGGGACAGGTTCGGCCCCGCCTGGGACAGGTTCGGCCCCACCTGGGACAGGTTCGGCCCCACCTGGGACAGCTTCGGCCCCACCTGGGACAGCTTCGGCCCCACCTGGGACAGGTATGGTCCTACCTGGGACAGGTGCGTTCCTACCTGGGACTGAGAACTCTGCTGCCTTTCTCACTCAACCATCTATGTTTGTCCAATAAATGCAGGATTTCTTTTGCTCTCTCTTCCTACTTTCATTGATTCTTGGTAAACTGTCACCAGAAGGACTAGCGTCCATTTTGCCCATCTTCGAACAAGGATTGAAGGTGAGACTTTAAAAGGAGAAGGgggatatacaattcttaaggtagacacaaaatgctggagtaactaggcgggtcaggcagcgtcacccattccttctctcccgagatgctgcctgacctgctgagttactgcagcattttgtgtctaccttccatttaaacgaacatctgcagttcattcctgtacaattcttaagggattggacagactagatgcaggtaGAATCTCCTGAGTGGGTTACTGGAGCACCCTGGAAAATTAGAGCAGGGATTGGCGCGGCCTTTCCCGATCGCTTCAAGTACCGAGGTCTGGTCGGAGCCTCGCACAGTCGGGCCCAGACGGACTAGGGAGAACCAAGGGTGACCAagcacagtgaaaggcctggatagagtggatgtggggaggatgtttccactagtgggagagtctaagattagaggtcacagcctcagaattaaaggatgttctt
The Rhinoraja longicauda isolate Sanriku21f chromosome 27, sRhiLon1.1, whole genome shotgun sequence DNA segment above includes these coding regions:
- the med18 gene encoding mediator of RNA polymerase II transcription subunit 18 isoform X2 — protein: MEAPPVTVLPVIGGSINMMEYILQGSVLDQSLESLLHRLRGLCDNMDPETFVDHELVFLLKAQQGSPFILRARRAVDKPALPWHLRYLGQPEIGDKNRSALVRNCVDIAASDNLADFLLEMGFRMDHEFVVKGHIFRKGIMKMVVSKVFRILLPNNLENIEPLSLSYLVELSVVAPPGQDAVSDDMKNFSEQLKPLVHLEKIDPKRLHQV
- the med18 gene encoding mediator of RNA polymerase II transcription subunit 18 isoform X1, whose translation is MEAPPVTVLPVIGGSINMMEYILQGLGLSAGSVLDQSLESLLHRLRGLCDNMDPETFVDHELVFLLKAQQGSPFILRARRAVDKPALPWHLRYLGQPEIGDKNRSALVRNCVDIAASDNLADFLLEMGFRMDHEFVVKGHIFRKGIMKMVVSKVFRILLPNNLENIEPLSLSYLVELSVVAPPGQDAVSDDMKNFSEQLKPLVHLEKIDPKRLHQV